Proteins found in one Fibrobacter sp. UWH6 genomic segment:
- a CDS encoding ASCH domain-containing protein, whose amino-acid sequence MSIKPEYSNRILAGTKKFEFRRQVAKRHVDQILIYSTFPEMKVVASVAVLGVLKETPSKLWQKTKEFSGISHEKYSAYFSQKEFAYAYQLGEVKKFKRAKDLSEYGITAAPQSFVYIDT is encoded by the coding sequence TTGTCAATCAAACCCGAGTATTCCAATAGGATTCTTGCAGGAACCAAGAAGTTTGAGTTCCGTCGCCAGGTGGCAAAGCGCCATGTGGATCAAATTCTGATTTATTCCACATTTCCCGAAATGAAGGTTGTGGCCTCCGTCGCGGTGCTTGGGGTACTCAAGGAGACTCCATCCAAGCTTTGGCAAAAGACCAAGGAATTCTCTGGAATATCCCACGAAAAGTATTCAGCATATTTTTCGCAGAAGGAATTTGCTTACGCGTATCAGCTGGGCGAAGTAAAAAAATTCAAGAGAGCCAAGGATCTTTCTGAATACGGAATCACTGCAGCACCACAGTCGTTCGTATACATTGATACGTAG
- a CDS encoding DNA cytosine methyltransferase has translation MRYIDIFAGCGGLSVGLQNAGWQGLFAIEKNRDAFSTLKYNLIDSQNHFNWPEWLDVCSHDIKEVLKKNKDDLEALQGSVDLVAGGPPCQGFSLAGKRDTKDERNKLVKSYLEFIEYVKPKALILENVHGFTVNFKGNRGSIKKYSTYVVEKLEELEYKVASYVVDVSEFGVPQKRKRFILIAMRDKDPELVFQRLRQNRASFCTEHGIGMKTTIREALSDLEKKNGECLSPDSKNFKAGLYGKAESGYQRLMRKSLSDLSTAVDSHRFVNHSKTIVKLHEDLLAKAPAGKRIIPSDGYVENLKRRGVTVLDANAQAPTITSIPDELVHYKEPRILTVREQARIQSFPDWFEFKGKYTSGGKLRKKEVPRYTQVGNAVPPLFAEQVGKAVMEVLQNG, from the coding sequence GTGCGTTACATTGATATTTTTGCAGGATGTGGTGGCCTATCTGTCGGTTTGCAAAATGCTGGCTGGCAGGGGTTGTTTGCTATTGAGAAAAATCGAGATGCTTTTTCAACATTGAAATACAATTTGATTGATTCGCAAAATCATTTTAATTGGCCGGAATGGCTAGATGTTTGTTCGCACGATATTAAAGAGGTCCTAAAAAAGAATAAGGATGATTTAGAGGCTCTTCAAGGTTCTGTGGACTTGGTTGCAGGAGGTCCACCGTGCCAGGGATTTTCGTTAGCGGGGAAACGAGATACGAAAGATGAACGTAATAAGCTGGTTAAGTCATATTTGGAATTTATTGAGTATGTAAAGCCAAAAGCGTTAATCTTAGAAAACGTTCATGGATTCACTGTGAACTTTAAAGGTAATCGAGGATCTATAAAAAAGTATTCCACCTATGTCGTAGAAAAGTTGGAAGAACTTGAATATAAAGTAGCTTCTTATGTAGTAGATGTTTCTGAATTTGGGGTGCCTCAAAAACGCAAGCGTTTTATTTTAATTGCAATGCGAGATAAAGATCCAGAATTAGTTTTTCAAAGACTAAGACAAAACAGAGCTTCGTTTTGTACGGAACATGGCATAGGTATGAAGACGACTATTAGGGAAGCTTTGAGCGATCTCGAAAAAAAGAACGGAGAATGCCTCTCGCCAGATTCGAAAAATTTTAAGGCTGGTTTATACGGGAAGGCTGAGTCCGGTTATCAAAGATTGATGAGAAAATCCTTGAGTGATTTATCAACTGCTGTTGATAGTCATCGTTTCGTGAACCATTCCAAAACAATTGTGAAGCTGCATGAAGATCTATTGGCGAAAGCTCCTGCGGGGAAAAGAATTATTCCTTCAGATGGTTACGTTGAAAATTTAAAGAGACGAGGTGTTACTGTTTTAGACGCAAACGCCCAAGCGCCAACAATTACATCTATTCCCGATGAATTGGTTCATTACAAAGAACCCCGCATATTGACAGTAAGAGAACAAGCACGAATTCAAAGTTTTCCCGATTGGTTTGAATTTAAGGGGAAGTATACATCTGGTGGCAAGTTGAGAAAAAAAGAAGTTCCTCGTTATACTCAGGTCGGAAATGCCGTACCCCCGTTGTTCGCCGAACAAGTTGGTAAAGCCGTAATGGAGGTTTTACAAAATGGATAA